One window of Suricata suricatta isolate VVHF042 chromosome 6, meerkat_22Aug2017_6uvM2_HiC, whole genome shotgun sequence genomic DNA carries:
- the ZFP62 gene encoding zinc finger protein 62 homolog isoform X1 encodes MTRNLFTTTSSTVFHIYTNWPWHSALMSHLKTKGSEDEESTEKYENDRNAESVWPKVEGFHRDHIQKYKVGETCDWDSKVESQLENPEGKRIMEDKTGTREKIGKAKNTANIKMEQEDEASEKSLHPSSKHQTVSVEQINSEQDKCVENLNGNSRRGPQQKTSAVKKSHKCEECGKSFKYNSRLVQHKIMHTGEKRYECDDCGGAFRSSSSLRVHKRIHTGEKPYKCEECGKAYMSYSSLINHKSTHSGEKNCKCDECGKSFNYSSVLDQHKRIHTGEKPYECGECGKAFRNSSGLRVHKRIHTGEKPYECDICGKTFSNSSGLRVHKRIHTGEKPYECDECGKAFITCRTLLNHKSIHFGDKPYKCDECEKSFNYSSLLIQHKVIHTGEKPYECDECGKAFRNSSGLIVHKRIHTGEKPYKCDVCGKAFSYSSGLAVHKSIHPGKKAHECKECGKSFSYNSLLLQHKTIHTGERPYVCDLCGKTFRNNSGLKVHRRLHTGEKPYKCDVCGKAYISRSSLKNHKGIHLGEKPYKCSYCEKSFNYSSALEQHKRIHTREKPFGCDECGKAFRNNSGLKVHKRIHTGERPYKCEECGKAYISLSSLINHKSVHPGEKPYKCDECEKAFITYRTLTNHKKIHLGEKPYKCDVCEKSFNYTSLLSQHKRVHTREKPYECDRCEKVFRNNSSLKVHKRIHTGEKPYECDVCGKAYISHSSLINHKSTHPGKTPYTCDECGKAFFSSRTLVSHKRVHLGEKPFKCVECGKSFNYSSLLSQHKRIHTGEKPYICDRCGKAFRNSSGLTVHKRIHTGEKPYECDECGKAYISHSSLINHKSVHRGQQPYNCECGKSFNYRSVLDQHKRIHTGKKPYRCNECGKAFNIRSNLTKHKRTHTGEESLNVTNVGSHSDTSQKRTHYGGNALDGTKMSISVGGRAYQVSTQMEEKPYECMNII; translated from the exons ctctactgttttccacataTATACCAACTGGCCCTGGCATTCTGCTCTAA TGTCACATTTGAAGACGAAGGGCTCTGAGGATGAGGAATCAACTGAAAAGTATGAAAATGATCGAAATGCAGAATCTGTGTGGCCAAAAGTGGAAGGTTTTCACAGGGATCATATCCAGAAATATAAGGTTGGTGAAACCTGTGATTGGGATAGCAAGGTAGAGAGTCAATTGGAAAATCCGGAGGGAAAAAGGATAATGGAAGACAAAACTGGCACCAGGGAAAAGATTGGCAAAGCCAAGAACACAGCAAATATAAAGATGGAACAGGAAGATGAAGCATCTGAGAAAAGCTTACATCCAAGTTCAAAACACCAGACTGTCTCTGTAGAACAGATAAACAGTGAACAAGACAAATGTGTGGAGAACCTTAATGGAAACTCTCGTCGTGGTCCGCAGCAGAAAACCAGTGCTGTTAAGAAATCACACAAATGTGAGGAGTGTGGGAAATCATTCAAATACAATTCCCGCCTTGTTCAACATAAAATTATGCACACTGGGGAAAAACGCTATGAGTGTGATGACTGTGGAGGGGCTTTCCGGAGCAGCTCAAGCCTTCGAGTCCACAAACGGATCCATACTGGGGAAAAGCCGTACAAGTGTgaggaatgtgggaaagcctaCATGTCATACTCCAGCCTTATAAACCACAAAAGCACCCACTCTGGAGAGAAGAACTGTAAGTGTGATGAGTGTGGGAAATCCTTCAATTATAGCTCTGTTTTGGATCAGCATAAGAGGATCCACACAGGGGAGAAGCCTTATGAATGTGGTGAGTGTGGGAAGGCTTTCAGGAATAGCTCTGGTCTCAGAGTCCACAAAAGGATCCACACAGGGGAGAAGCCCTACGAATGTGACATCTGTGGGAAAACTTTCAGTAATAGCTCCGGCCTTAGGGTCCACAAAAGGATCCACACAGGCGAAAAACCTTATGAATGTGAtgagtgtgggaaggccttcaTTACTTGCAGAACACTTCTAAACCATAAAAGCATCCACTTTGGAGATAAACCTTATAAATGTGATGAGTGTGAGAAATCGTTTAATTATAGTTCTCTCCTCATTCAGCATAAAgtcatccacactggagagaaaccttatgaatgtgATGAATGCGGGAAGGCCTTCAGGAACAGCTCAGGCCTTATAGTGCACAAAAGGatccacacaggagagaaaccttacaagtGTGACGTCTGTGGCAAAGCGTTCAGCTATAGTTCAGGCCTGGCAGTTCATAAAAGCATTCACCCTGGGAAGAAAGCTCATGAATGTAAGGAGTGTGGAAAATCCTTCAGCTATAACTCACTTCTTCTTCAGCATAAAACCATTCACACTGGAGAGAGACCTTATGTATGTGATTTGTGTGGGAAAACATTTAGGAACAATTCAGGCCTCAAAGTCCACAGGAGGCTCCATACTGGGGAAAAACCATATAAGTGTGATGTGTGTGGGAAAGCCTATATCTCACGCTCTAGCCTTAAAAACCACAAAGGAATCCATCTTGGGGAGAAGCCCTATAAATGTAGCTATTGTGAGAAATCTTTCAATTACAGCTCTGCCCTTGAACAACATAAAAGGATTCATACAAGGGAGAAACCTTTTGGATGTGATGAGTGTGGAAAAGCCTTCAGAAATAATTCAGGCCTTAAAGTACATAAACGGATCCACACTGGGGAGAGaccttacaaatgtgaagaatgtgggaaagcctATATCTCACTCTCAAGCCTTATAAATCATAAAAGTGTACACCCTGGGGAAAAGCCCTATAAGTGTGATGAGTGTGAAAAAGCTTTCATCACATACCGAACCCTTACAAACCACAAAAAAATCCATCTTGGGGAGAAGCCCTACAAATGTGATGTATGTGAGAAATCTTTTAATTACACCTCACTGCTTTCTCAACACAAAAGGGTCCACACTagagagaaaccttatgaatgtgACAGGTGTGAGAAGGTCTTCAGAAACAACTCAAGCCTTAAAGTGCATAAAAGAATCCATACGGGGGAGAAGCCCTATGAATGTGATGTGTGTGGTAAGGCCTACATCTCACACTCAAGCCTTATTAACCATAAAAGTACCCACCCTGGCAAGACTCCCTACACATGTgatgaatgtgggaaagcttttTTCTCAAGCAGAACTCTAGTAAGCCATAAAAGAGTCCATCTTGGGGAGAAACCCTTCAAATGTGTCGAGTGTGGGAAATCTTTCAATTACAGTTCACTCCTTTCTCAACACAAGAGGATCCACACGGGAGAGAAACCTTATATATGCGATAGGTGTGGAAAGGCATTCAGGAACAGCTCAGGCCTCACAGTGCATAAAAGGATTCATACGGGCGAGAAACCGTATGAATGTGATGAGTGTGGGAAGGCATACATCTCACACTCAAGTCTTATTAACCATAAAAGTGTCCACCGTGGACAGCAGCCCTATAATTGTGAGTGTGGGAAATCCTTCAATTATAGATCAGTTCTTGACCAACACAAAAGGATCCACACTGGAAAGAAGCCATACCGATGTAATGAGTGTGGGAAGGCTTTTAATATCAGATCAAATCTCACCAAGCATAAAAGAACTCATACTGGAGAGGAATCCTTAAATGTGACAAATGTGGGAAGTCACAGTGACACATCACAGAAGAGAACTCATTATGGAGGGAATGCTCTGGATGGGACCAAGATGAGCATATCTGTAGGAGGCAGAGCTTACCAAGTCTCAactcaaatggaagaaaaacctTATGAATGTATGAATATCATATGA
- the ZFP62 gene encoding zinc finger protein 62 homolog isoform X2, with the protein MSHLKTKGSEDEESTEKYENDRNAESVWPKVEGFHRDHIQKYKVGETCDWDSKVESQLENPEGKRIMEDKTGTREKIGKAKNTANIKMEQEDEASEKSLHPSSKHQTVSVEQINSEQDKCVENLNGNSRRGPQQKTSAVKKSHKCEECGKSFKYNSRLVQHKIMHTGEKRYECDDCGGAFRSSSSLRVHKRIHTGEKPYKCEECGKAYMSYSSLINHKSTHSGEKNCKCDECGKSFNYSSVLDQHKRIHTGEKPYECGECGKAFRNSSGLRVHKRIHTGEKPYECDICGKTFSNSSGLRVHKRIHTGEKPYECDECGKAFITCRTLLNHKSIHFGDKPYKCDECEKSFNYSSLLIQHKVIHTGEKPYECDECGKAFRNSSGLIVHKRIHTGEKPYKCDVCGKAFSYSSGLAVHKSIHPGKKAHECKECGKSFSYNSLLLQHKTIHTGERPYVCDLCGKTFRNNSGLKVHRRLHTGEKPYKCDVCGKAYISRSSLKNHKGIHLGEKPYKCSYCEKSFNYSSALEQHKRIHTREKPFGCDECGKAFRNNSGLKVHKRIHTGERPYKCEECGKAYISLSSLINHKSVHPGEKPYKCDECEKAFITYRTLTNHKKIHLGEKPYKCDVCEKSFNYTSLLSQHKRVHTREKPYECDRCEKVFRNNSSLKVHKRIHTGEKPYECDVCGKAYISHSSLINHKSTHPGKTPYTCDECGKAFFSSRTLVSHKRVHLGEKPFKCVECGKSFNYSSLLSQHKRIHTGEKPYICDRCGKAFRNSSGLTVHKRIHTGEKPYECDECGKAYISHSSLINHKSVHRGQQPYNCECGKSFNYRSVLDQHKRIHTGKKPYRCNECGKAFNIRSNLTKHKRTHTGEESLNVTNVGSHSDTSQKRTHYGGNALDGTKMSISVGGRAYQVSTQMEEKPYECMNII; encoded by the coding sequence TGTCACATTTGAAGACGAAGGGCTCTGAGGATGAGGAATCAACTGAAAAGTATGAAAATGATCGAAATGCAGAATCTGTGTGGCCAAAAGTGGAAGGTTTTCACAGGGATCATATCCAGAAATATAAGGTTGGTGAAACCTGTGATTGGGATAGCAAGGTAGAGAGTCAATTGGAAAATCCGGAGGGAAAAAGGATAATGGAAGACAAAACTGGCACCAGGGAAAAGATTGGCAAAGCCAAGAACACAGCAAATATAAAGATGGAACAGGAAGATGAAGCATCTGAGAAAAGCTTACATCCAAGTTCAAAACACCAGACTGTCTCTGTAGAACAGATAAACAGTGAACAAGACAAATGTGTGGAGAACCTTAATGGAAACTCTCGTCGTGGTCCGCAGCAGAAAACCAGTGCTGTTAAGAAATCACACAAATGTGAGGAGTGTGGGAAATCATTCAAATACAATTCCCGCCTTGTTCAACATAAAATTATGCACACTGGGGAAAAACGCTATGAGTGTGATGACTGTGGAGGGGCTTTCCGGAGCAGCTCAAGCCTTCGAGTCCACAAACGGATCCATACTGGGGAAAAGCCGTACAAGTGTgaggaatgtgggaaagcctaCATGTCATACTCCAGCCTTATAAACCACAAAAGCACCCACTCTGGAGAGAAGAACTGTAAGTGTGATGAGTGTGGGAAATCCTTCAATTATAGCTCTGTTTTGGATCAGCATAAGAGGATCCACACAGGGGAGAAGCCTTATGAATGTGGTGAGTGTGGGAAGGCTTTCAGGAATAGCTCTGGTCTCAGAGTCCACAAAAGGATCCACACAGGGGAGAAGCCCTACGAATGTGACATCTGTGGGAAAACTTTCAGTAATAGCTCCGGCCTTAGGGTCCACAAAAGGATCCACACAGGCGAAAAACCTTATGAATGTGAtgagtgtgggaaggccttcaTTACTTGCAGAACACTTCTAAACCATAAAAGCATCCACTTTGGAGATAAACCTTATAAATGTGATGAGTGTGAGAAATCGTTTAATTATAGTTCTCTCCTCATTCAGCATAAAgtcatccacactggagagaaaccttatgaatgtgATGAATGCGGGAAGGCCTTCAGGAACAGCTCAGGCCTTATAGTGCACAAAAGGatccacacaggagagaaaccttacaagtGTGACGTCTGTGGCAAAGCGTTCAGCTATAGTTCAGGCCTGGCAGTTCATAAAAGCATTCACCCTGGGAAGAAAGCTCATGAATGTAAGGAGTGTGGAAAATCCTTCAGCTATAACTCACTTCTTCTTCAGCATAAAACCATTCACACTGGAGAGAGACCTTATGTATGTGATTTGTGTGGGAAAACATTTAGGAACAATTCAGGCCTCAAAGTCCACAGGAGGCTCCATACTGGGGAAAAACCATATAAGTGTGATGTGTGTGGGAAAGCCTATATCTCACGCTCTAGCCTTAAAAACCACAAAGGAATCCATCTTGGGGAGAAGCCCTATAAATGTAGCTATTGTGAGAAATCTTTCAATTACAGCTCTGCCCTTGAACAACATAAAAGGATTCATACAAGGGAGAAACCTTTTGGATGTGATGAGTGTGGAAAAGCCTTCAGAAATAATTCAGGCCTTAAAGTACATAAACGGATCCACACTGGGGAGAGaccttacaaatgtgaagaatgtgggaaagcctATATCTCACTCTCAAGCCTTATAAATCATAAAAGTGTACACCCTGGGGAAAAGCCCTATAAGTGTGATGAGTGTGAAAAAGCTTTCATCACATACCGAACCCTTACAAACCACAAAAAAATCCATCTTGGGGAGAAGCCCTACAAATGTGATGTATGTGAGAAATCTTTTAATTACACCTCACTGCTTTCTCAACACAAAAGGGTCCACACTagagagaaaccttatgaatgtgACAGGTGTGAGAAGGTCTTCAGAAACAACTCAAGCCTTAAAGTGCATAAAAGAATCCATACGGGGGAGAAGCCCTATGAATGTGATGTGTGTGGTAAGGCCTACATCTCACACTCAAGCCTTATTAACCATAAAAGTACCCACCCTGGCAAGACTCCCTACACATGTgatgaatgtgggaaagcttttTTCTCAAGCAGAACTCTAGTAAGCCATAAAAGAGTCCATCTTGGGGAGAAACCCTTCAAATGTGTCGAGTGTGGGAAATCTTTCAATTACAGTTCACTCCTTTCTCAACACAAGAGGATCCACACGGGAGAGAAACCTTATATATGCGATAGGTGTGGAAAGGCATTCAGGAACAGCTCAGGCCTCACAGTGCATAAAAGGATTCATACGGGCGAGAAACCGTATGAATGTGATGAGTGTGGGAAGGCATACATCTCACACTCAAGTCTTATTAACCATAAAAGTGTCCACCGTGGACAGCAGCCCTATAATTGTGAGTGTGGGAAATCCTTCAATTATAGATCAGTTCTTGACCAACACAAAAGGATCCACACTGGAAAGAAGCCATACCGATGTAATGAGTGTGGGAAGGCTTTTAATATCAGATCAAATCTCACCAAGCATAAAAGAACTCATACTGGAGAGGAATCCTTAAATGTGACAAATGTGGGAAGTCACAGTGACACATCACAGAAGAGAACTCATTATGGAGGGAATGCTCTGGATGGGACCAAGATGAGCATATCTGTAGGAGGCAGAGCTTACCAAGTCTCAactcaaatggaagaaaaacctTATGAATGTATGAATATCATATGA